TACCTTTGTGGTGCAAGGAAGCATACCCGTCCAGCTACCCCAAGCAAAAACAAGCTCTCAGGAAAACTTAAAAGGGCTGTCCATAACCATAACCAAGGAAGGCTTGGTCTTCTTTGAAGGTAGAGCGGTCTCTTTGTTGGAGCTTGAAAAAGAACTTGAAAAGTATAAAAAAGACCATCAGGTGCAAATACTAAGCGACAGGAGAACAATTGTTCAAAGCTTGGTGAATGTTTTGGATATTTTGAAAAGGCTT
Above is a genomic segment from Thermocrinis jamiesonii containing:
- a CDS encoding ExbD/TolR family protein, with protein sequence MEDKEFSSINVIPLVDIMLVLLTIVLITATFVVQGSIPVQLPQAKTSSQENLKGLSITITKEGLVFFEGRAVSLLELEKELEKYKKDHQVQILSDRRTIVQSLVNVLDILKRLGFKKVSIKTEVSK